Proteins from a single region of Oncorhynchus keta strain PuntledgeMale-10-30-2019 chromosome 20, Oket_V2, whole genome shotgun sequence:
- the LOC118399426 gene encoding proline-rich protein PRCC-like, producing MSLVAYASSDDSDSETSSSIIPGSKPGWLFARLPAPKISASEALGNVRPSKGATHASSRNTVSSDGDEDSVTRSHAFKGGLPFDLPKPKKRTEPVKITIPEIKRGDSDSDEDEPRRKKSLPQGPGTGLSSLLPQPKNVVVKEMQRALVPHTLTKRPEPKKTTKPSLGSSQGHASASASPSAIKAAAKSAALQLARQIAAEESDEELAPENYFSLGESSKPLPAVIPSLNPEPVSTSGLLPAPASIQRGTFQSDAPLDFSANQEGAWGGQQLGAYQQPSAEPQGYYNEAYYQDPESDPALPEPEQTGSSALFDDEAFMRLQGKRNRGKEEVKFLEIKGDDQLSGNQQWMTKSMTEEKQERKSFSKKKGDQPTGQQRRKHQITYLIHQAKERELELKNSWADNKLTRRQTQAKYGF from the exons ATGTCTTTGGTAGCATATGCTAGCAGTGATGACAGTGATTCAGAAACATCTAGTTCCATCATCCCGGGGAGCAAACCCGGGTGGCTTTTCGCACGCCTTCCTGCCCCAAAAATATCTGCCTCAGAGGCACTAGGAAACGTGCGACCAAGCAAAGGGGCAACACACGCATCATCACGGAACACTGTGTCAAGCGATGGCGACGAGGACTCCGTTACCCGTTCTCATGCATTTAAAGGAGGGTTGCCTTTCGATTTACCTAAGCCGAAGAAGCGAACAGAGCCTGTCAAAATCACTATACCTGAGATAAAAAGAGGGGAT TCTGACTCTGATGAAGATGAACCAAGGAGAAAGAAATCCCTGCCCCAG GGCCCTggcactggtctttcctccctcCTGCCTCAGCCCAAAAATGTGGTTGTGAAGGAGATGCAGAGGGCCCTAGTGCCTCACACCCTCACCAAGCGGCCGGAGCCAAAGAAAACCACAAAGCCCTCTTTAGGGTCCTCCCAGGGCCACGCCAGTGCTAGCGCATCTCCCTCCGCCATCAAAGCAGCAGCCAAGTCGGCTGCCCTGCAGCTAGCGAGGCAGATAGCTGCTGAGGAAAGTGACGAGGAACTGGCCCCAGAGAACTACTTCTCCCTGGGAGAGAGCTCCAAACCTCTCCCCGCTGTGATCCCCAGCCTGAACCCGGAGCCTGTCTCCACCTCAGGCCTACTACCCGCTCCTGCAAGCATACAGCGTGGTACCTTCCAGTCAGACGCTCCTCTGGACTTTAGTGCGAACCAAGAGGGAGCTTGGGGAGGTCAACAGCTAGGGGCGTACCAACAGCCCTCGGCAGAGCCTCAG GGCTACTACAACGAGGCTTACTACCAGGATCCTGAGTCTGACCCAGCGTTGCCTGAGCCAGAGCAAACTGGTTCCTCCGCCCTGTTTGATGATGAAGCG TTCATGAGGCTGCAGGGGAAGAGGAACAGGGGCAAGGAAGAGGTGAAGTTCCTGGAGATCAAGGGAGATGACCAGCTGAGTGGCAACCAGCAGTGGATGACCAAGAGCATGACTGAGGAGAAGCAGGAGCGCAAGTCCTTCAGCAAG AAAAAGGGAGACCAACCCACAGGGCAACAGCGACGCAAGCACCAGATCACATACCTCATCCACCAG GCAAAGGAGCGAGAGCTGGAGCTGAAGAACAGCTGGGCCGACAACAAGCTGACTCGCCGGCAAACACAGGCAAAATACGGCTTCTAA
- the LOC118399427 gene encoding hepatoma-derived growth factor-like: protein MPRSNRQKEYKPGDLVFAKMKGYPHWPARINELPEGAVKSPSNKYQVFFFGTHETAFLGPKDLFPYEEGKEKFGKPTKRKGFSEGLWEIENNPTVIHEPAGYELVKETPAEVAVEAGVPRKGNAEGSSDEDEGTLIIDEKTDRGGAKRKAGDSVESSPKRPKDTESKGDSKVDSKKSDTELKLNDKAGPKPTALSSAGEPKPESQAKPPTEAQLTSEKPVTDSA, encoded by the exons ATGCCGAGGTCGAATAGGCAAAAAGAATACAAGCCTGGGGATCTCGTGTTTGCGAAAATGAAGGGTTATCCACATTGGCCCGCGAGG ATTAATGAGTTACCCGAAGGAGCAGTCAAGTCCCCCTCCAACAAGTACCAAGTTTTCTTCTTTGGGACACATGAGAC TGCATTCCTGGGTCCCAAGGACTTGTTCCCCTATGAGGAGGGCAAGGAGAAGTTTGGCAAGCCCACCAAGAGGAAAGGCTTCAGTGAGGGTCTATGGGAAATTGAGAACAATCCTACGGTGATACACGAACCCGCAggttatgag CTGGTAAAGGAGACCCCAGCAGAGGTGGCGGTGGAGGCAGGTGTGCCGCGAAAGGGGAATGCAGAAGGAAGCAGTGATGAGGACGAAGGGACCCTCATCATCGATGAGAAGACCGACAGGGGAGGGGCCAAGAGGAAAGCTGGGGATTCCGTCGAG AGCTCTCCTAAACGACCTAAGGACACAGAGAGCAAAGGTGACTCGAAGGTGGATAGCAAGAAGTCTGACACCGAGCTGAAGCTCAATGACAAGGCAGGGCCTAAGCCCACAGCGCTGTCTTCTGCAGGTGAACCAAAGCCAGAGAGCCAAGCAAAACCACCGACCGAGGCCCAATTAACATCAGAGAAG cctgtgactgacagtGCTTAA